From one Agrobacterium fabrum str. C58 genomic stretch:
- a CDS encoding CbbQ/NirQ/NorQ/GpvN family protein — protein sequence MNTIFRPAPHPLPDAPFYTPLGNECVLFESAWVRQLPLLLKGPTGCGKTRFVSHMAAKLGLPLSTISCHDDLAAADLTGRYLLKGGETVWMDGPLTRSVRQGGICYLDEIVEARKDVAVVLHPLTDDRRILPLERTGEVLEAPSGFMLVVSYNPGYQNLLKSLKPSTRQRFVAIEFDFLPKEQEIAVVSHESGLDARDVEPLVDLAHRLRGLKGHDLEEGVSTRLLVYCASLIDTGLPARQAVRATMIEPLTDEPDVKAALHEVADAIIR from the coding sequence ATGAATACGATTTTCCGCCCCGCACCGCACCCTTTGCCGGACGCGCCGTTCTACACCCCGCTTGGCAATGAATGCGTGCTGTTCGAAAGCGCCTGGGTGCGGCAATTGCCGCTGCTGCTGAAAGGCCCGACCGGTTGCGGCAAGACCCGTTTCGTCAGCCATATGGCGGCGAAACTCGGCCTGCCGCTTTCCACCATTTCATGCCACGACGATCTGGCTGCTGCCGACCTGACCGGCCGCTACCTGCTGAAAGGCGGCGAAACCGTGTGGATGGACGGTCCTCTGACACGATCGGTGCGCCAGGGCGGCATATGTTACCTCGACGAGATCGTCGAGGCGCGCAAGGATGTGGCCGTCGTGCTACATCCGCTCACCGACGACCGCCGCATCCTGCCGCTGGAGCGCACCGGCGAGGTTCTGGAAGCGCCCTCCGGCTTCATGCTCGTCGTGTCCTATAACCCCGGATACCAGAACCTTCTGAAAAGCCTGAAACCCAGCACCCGCCAGCGCTTCGTCGCCATCGAATTCGACTTTCTGCCGAAGGAGCAGGAAATCGCCGTCGTTTCGCATGAAAGCGGGCTGGATGCGCGCGATGTCGAGCCGCTCGTCGATCTCGCCCACCGGCTGCGCGGCCTGAAAGGCCACGATCTGGAAGAAGGCGTTTCCACCCGCCTGCTCGTTTATTGCGCCAGCCTCATCGATACCGGGCTTCCCGCCCGCCAGGCCGTGCGCGCAACCATGATCGAACCGCTGACCGACGAGCCTGATGTGAAGGCCGCGTTGCATGAAGTCGCGGATGCGATCATCCGATAG